The following proteins are encoded in a genomic region of Drosophila miranda strain MSH22 chromosome 4, D.miranda_PacBio2.1, whole genome shotgun sequence:
- the LOC108163673 gene encoding homocysteine S-methyltransferase 1: protein MYAGEEENENQNRPEQPRVLVKCGGFSSQLAHNVDEKVDGDPLWGSRFDATNPQAVIKTHLDFLRSGADIILTNTYQSSVEGFMKYLALTREQSVALIEKSVHLTQQAKAQYLKEIRQSGEILKPFFPLILASIGPYGAHLHDGSEYSGSYADKISKEKLQDWHRTRIETCLLAGVDGLAAETLPCQLEALAITESILENYTNVKFWVSFQCKDDTSLADGESFAEAALAVWRMVQAHKAQTRLLGIGVNCVNPTFVTPLLRSLNAAAGLDRIPLVVYSNRGEIYDSVRGEWTGTGEDVAKFVPEWVRLGARVVGGCCRVYPDDVLKIRKCVDSLNIGYSAESPQSHIV, encoded by the exons ATGTATGCCGGCGAGGAGGAGAACGAGAACCAGAATCGACCGGAGCAGCCCCGCGTGCTTGTCAAATGCGGTGGCTTCTCTTCCCAATTGGCGCACAATGTGGATGAAAAGGTGGACGGCGACCCGTTGTGGGGCTCACGTTTCGATGCAACCAATCCGCAGGCGGTGATTAAGACGCACCTGGACTTTCTGCGCAGTGGAGCCGACATCATATTAACCAACACCTACCAGTCCAGCGTGGAAGGATTTATGAAATATCTGGCGCTCACACGGGAACAGAGTGTGGCCCTGATAGAGAAGAGCGTACACTTGACGCAACAGGCCAAGGCGCAGTATTTGAAGGAGATTCGCCAGTCGGGCGAAATTCTTAAACCCTTTTTCCCCCTGATCTTGGCCTCGATTGGCCCATATGGTGCCCATCTGCATGATGGTTCCGAGTATTCGGGCAGCTATGCTGATAAGATAAGCAAGGAGAAGCTCCAGGACTGGCATCGCACACGGATTGAGACCTGTCTGCTGGCCGGAGTCGATGGCTTGGCCGCGGAGACGCTGCCCTGCCAACTGGAGGCACTGGCCATCACTGAAAGCATACTCGAGAACTATACGAATGTCAAGTTTTGGGTATCCTTTCAGTGCAAG GACGACACCAGTCTGGCAGATGGTGAATCCTTTGCAGAGGCTGCTCTAGCCGTATGGCGTATGGTGCAAGCTCACAAGGCACAGACTCGCCTCCTGGGCATCGGCGTTAACTGTGTGAATCCCACGTTTGTGACGCCCCTCCTAAGATCTCTCAATGCAGCCGCCGGCTTGGATCGCATTCCGCTGGTTGTCTACAGCAATCGTGGAGAGATCTACGATAGTGTACGCGGCGAATGGACTGGAACGGGTGAAGATGTGGCCAAATTTGTGCCCGAATGGGTACGACTGGGTGCACGCGTTGTGGGCGGCTGTTGCCGGGTCTATCCGGACGATGTGCTCAAGATCCGCAAGTGCGTTGATAGCCTCAACATCGGCTACAGCGCAGAGTCACCGCAATCGCACATTGTTTAA